One window from the genome of Nicotiana sylvestris chromosome 9, ASM39365v2, whole genome shotgun sequence encodes:
- the LOC138878276 gene encoding uncharacterized protein gives MSGCQTTEASPDVVTGILTIQYHDVYALIDPGSTLSYVTPFVAMEFGIEPAQLHEPFLVSTLVGESITAARVYRSCVVTIHGRDTMADLVELGMIDFYVIMGMDWLYSCFAKLDCRTRTMRLEFPNDPLLNGREIM, from the coding sequence atgagtggaTGCCAGACTACAGAGGCTTccccagatgttgttacaggtattcttaCTATCCAAtatcatgatgtgtatgcacttattgaccccggCTCCACCTtatcctatgttaccccttttgttgcaatggaatttgggatagaaccagCTCAACTTCATGAACCATTTTTGGTGTCCACTCTAGTTGGTGAGTCTATTACAGCTGCTCGAGTTTATAGAAGTTGTGTTGTCACGATACATGGTAGGGATACCATGGCCGATCTTGTTGAATTGGGGATGATCGATTTctatgtgataatgggaatggattggctttattcctgctttgccaaacttgattgtcggactagaactatgaggcttgaatttcctaatgacCCCTTATTGAATGGgagggagataatgtag